From a single Silene latifolia isolate original U9 population chromosome 6, ASM4854445v1, whole genome shotgun sequence genomic region:
- the LOC141587065 gene encoding protein NUCLEAR FUSION DEFECTIVE 4-like isoform X1, protein MAGPSRKWMILVATIWIQALTGTNFDFSAYSSEMKVALGVSQVQLNYLATASDLGKALGWTSGLALMWLPLWAVLFIASFMGLVGYGLQWAFLLGLFSPPYFLVFSLCLLAGCSISWFNTVCFVLCIKNFPANRALAISLTVSFNGVSAALYALAANSINPSSSSLYLLLNAVIPLLTSLAALIPILRQPELDPLPPDDIKRDSLIFLFLNVLAVMTGLYLLFFTSSTNGLTCSRLLFGGAIFLLIFPTCVPGISYVREWFKQVHSGFRIDGSGFILVDDYDLEFHKELTTRGGSTMSLLIDGDGPSSFSLDGGKGEVCCETVIAKDQLVMLGEEHSASLLVRRVDFWLYYVAYICGGTIGLVYSNNLGQIAQSLGQSSSTTTLLTLYSSFSFFGRLLSATPDYIRARKFYFARTGWLALALTPTPIAFFVLTSSGSVLALQTGTALMGLSSGFIFAAAVSITSELFGPSSVGVNHNILITNIPIGSLVYGLLAAIVYDSNSGSSHKIVMVTDTMICMGRQCYYWTFVLWGCLSLVGLVSSVVLFLRTRHAYRQFERDRISSQLD, encoded by the exons ATGGCTGGGCCGTCGCGGAAATGGATGATACTAGTGGCAACGATATGGATACAGGCGTTAACAGGTACCAATTTTGACTTTTCAGCGTATTCATCCGAGATGAAGGTTGCGTTAGGAGTGTCACAGGTGCAGCTTAACTACTTAGCTACCGCCTCCGACTTGGGCAAGGCCTTGGGATGGACTTCCGGGTTGGCTTTGATGTGGTTGCCTCTTTGGGCTGTTTTGTTCATTGCTTCTTTTATGGGGTTAGTTGGTTATGGCCTCCAGTGGGCTTTCCTTCTTGGTCTCTTCTCTCCCCCTTATTTCCTG GTGTTTTCCCTATGCTTATTAGCAGGATGCAGCATCAGCTGGTTCAACACAGTGTGTTTTGTTCTCTGCATCAAAAATTTCCCGGCAAACCGAGCCCTTGCAATCTCCCTAACAGTCAGTTTCAATGGTGTAAGCGCAGCTTTATATGCTCTAGCAGCCAATTCCATTAACCCATCCTCATCTTCCCTCTACCTTCTCTTAAATGCCGTCATTCCACTCTTGACGTCCCTAGCTGCCTTAATACCGATTCTAAGGCAACCAGAACTCGACCCTCTCCCTCCTGATGATATCAAAAGAGACTCTTTAATATTCCTTTTCCTCAATGTCTTGGCAGTCATGACTGGACTGTATCTCCTCTTCTTCACCTCATCTACTAATGGTTTAACTTGTTCTAGACTTCTCTTTGGTGGGGCCATTTTTCTACTGATCTTCCCTACATGTGTTCCCGGGATTTCGTATGTCCGGGAATGGTTCAAACAGGTTCATTCAGGTTTCAGGATTGATGGGTCTGGTTTCATTTTGGTAGATGATTATGATTTGGAGTTTCACAAGGAGTTGACCACACGAGGAGGCAGTACAATGTCGTTGCTAATAGATGGAGATGGACCGTCTTCTTTTAGCTTGGATGGAGGGAAGGGTGAGGTGTGCTGTGAGACTGTTATTGCTAAGGATCAGTTGGTGATGCTTGGAGAGGAGCATTCGGCTTCATTGCTGGTGCGTAGGGTGGATTTCTGGCTATACTATGTTGCCTACATTTGTGGAGGTACAATAGGATTAGTTTACAGCAATAACTTAGGGCAGATTGCTCAGTCTCTCGGGCAGAGTTCCAGCACCACAACTCTCTTGACATTGTATTCTTCCTTCTCATTCTTTGGCCGCTTACTTTCAGCTACTCCGGACTATATTCGTGC CAGGAAGTTCTACTTTGCAAGGACGGGATGGCTAGCACTTGCACTGACCCCAACACCCATTGCTTTTTTCGTGCTCACTTCGTCAGGAAGTGTCCTGGCACTTCAGACTGGCACAGCCCTGATGGGCCTGAGCTCAGGCTTCATATTTGCAGCAGCCGTGTCCATAACATCTGAGCTATTTGGGCCTAGCAGTGTAGGGGTCAACCACAACATTTTGATCACCAACATCCCTATTGGATCTCTGGTTTATGGTCTACTTGCTGCTATTGTTTATGACTCGAATTCTGGCTCAAGCCATAAAATCGTAATGGTTACTGATACAATGATCTGTATGGGAAGGCAATGCTATTACTGGACGTTTGTGTTGTGGGGATGCTTATCACTCGTGGGGCTTGTTTCTAGTGTGGTGTTGTTCTTGAGGACTAGACATGCTTATCGGCAGTTTGAACGAGATCGGATTTCATCCCAACTTGATTAG
- the LOC141587065 gene encoding protein NUCLEAR FUSION DEFECTIVE 4-like isoform X2: protein MAGPSRKWMILVATIWIQALTGTNFDFSAYSSEMKVALGVSQVQLNYLATASDLGKALGWTSGLALMWLPLWAVLFIASFMGLVGYGLQWAFLLGLFSPPYFLVFSLCLLAGCSISWFNTVCFVLCIKNFPANRALAISLTVSFNGVSAALYALAANSINPSSSSLYLLLNAVIPLLTSLAALIPILRQPELDPLPPDDIKRDSLIFLFLNVLAVMTGLYLLFFTSSTNGLTCSRLLFGGAIFLLIFPTCVPGISYVREWFKQVHSGFRIDGSGFILVDDYDLEFHKELTTRGGSTMSLLIDGDGPSSFSLDGGKGEVCCETVIAKDQLVMLGEEHSASLLVRRVDFWLYYVAYICGGTIGLVYSNNLGQIAQSLGQSSSTTTLLTLYSSFSFFGRLLSATPDYIRAKFYFARTGWLALALTPTPIAFFVLTSSGSVLALQTGTALMGLSSGFIFAAAVSITSELFGPSSVGVNHNILITNIPIGSLVYGLLAAIVYDSNSGSSHKIVMVTDTMICMGRQCYYWTFVLWGCLSLVGLVSSVVLFLRTRHAYRQFERDRISSQLD, encoded by the exons ATGGCTGGGCCGTCGCGGAAATGGATGATACTAGTGGCAACGATATGGATACAGGCGTTAACAGGTACCAATTTTGACTTTTCAGCGTATTCATCCGAGATGAAGGTTGCGTTAGGAGTGTCACAGGTGCAGCTTAACTACTTAGCTACCGCCTCCGACTTGGGCAAGGCCTTGGGATGGACTTCCGGGTTGGCTTTGATGTGGTTGCCTCTTTGGGCTGTTTTGTTCATTGCTTCTTTTATGGGGTTAGTTGGTTATGGCCTCCAGTGGGCTTTCCTTCTTGGTCTCTTCTCTCCCCCTTATTTCCTG GTGTTTTCCCTATGCTTATTAGCAGGATGCAGCATCAGCTGGTTCAACACAGTGTGTTTTGTTCTCTGCATCAAAAATTTCCCGGCAAACCGAGCCCTTGCAATCTCCCTAACAGTCAGTTTCAATGGTGTAAGCGCAGCTTTATATGCTCTAGCAGCCAATTCCATTAACCCATCCTCATCTTCCCTCTACCTTCTCTTAAATGCCGTCATTCCACTCTTGACGTCCCTAGCTGCCTTAATACCGATTCTAAGGCAACCAGAACTCGACCCTCTCCCTCCTGATGATATCAAAAGAGACTCTTTAATATTCCTTTTCCTCAATGTCTTGGCAGTCATGACTGGACTGTATCTCCTCTTCTTCACCTCATCTACTAATGGTTTAACTTGTTCTAGACTTCTCTTTGGTGGGGCCATTTTTCTACTGATCTTCCCTACATGTGTTCCCGGGATTTCGTATGTCCGGGAATGGTTCAAACAGGTTCATTCAGGTTTCAGGATTGATGGGTCTGGTTTCATTTTGGTAGATGATTATGATTTGGAGTTTCACAAGGAGTTGACCACACGAGGAGGCAGTACAATGTCGTTGCTAATAGATGGAGATGGACCGTCTTCTTTTAGCTTGGATGGAGGGAAGGGTGAGGTGTGCTGTGAGACTGTTATTGCTAAGGATCAGTTGGTGATGCTTGGAGAGGAGCATTCGGCTTCATTGCTGGTGCGTAGGGTGGATTTCTGGCTATACTATGTTGCCTACATTTGTGGAGGTACAATAGGATTAGTTTACAGCAATAACTTAGGGCAGATTGCTCAGTCTCTCGGGCAGAGTTCCAGCACCACAACTCTCTTGACATTGTATTCTTCCTTCTCATTCTTTGGCCGCTTACTTTCAGCTACTCCGGACTATATTCGTGC GAAGTTCTACTTTGCAAGGACGGGATGGCTAGCACTTGCACTGACCCCAACACCCATTGCTTTTTTCGTGCTCACTTCGTCAGGAAGTGTCCTGGCACTTCAGACTGGCACAGCCCTGATGGGCCTGAGCTCAGGCTTCATATTTGCAGCAGCCGTGTCCATAACATCTGAGCTATTTGGGCCTAGCAGTGTAGGGGTCAACCACAACATTTTGATCACCAACATCCCTATTGGATCTCTGGTTTATGGTCTACTTGCTGCTATTGTTTATGACTCGAATTCTGGCTCAAGCCATAAAATCGTAATGGTTACTGATACAATGATCTGTATGGGAAGGCAATGCTATTACTGGACGTTTGTGTTGTGGGGATGCTTATCACTCGTGGGGCTTGTTTCTAGTGTGGTGTTGTTCTTGAGGACTAGACATGCTTATCGGCAGTTTGAACGAGATCGGATTTCATCCCAACTTGATTAG
- the LOC141587066 gene encoding putative serine/threonine-protein kinase PBL15 — protein MMMMMILLMITVDIVVIRAVVDVDASIPEKPKPWKPMTATKCCSVEDSIILGINFNKSRTSDLMSKNIAPLPSFRRLAYSGHLSNLSSCSSQRINEDLAQSFGLDLFDFELSELKAITHNFSNNFLLGEGGFGKVHKGYVDEGLRHGLKSQAVAVKHLNIQGLQGHREWMSEVVFLGQLRHPNLVKLVGYCCEDEERLLVYEFMPRGSLENHLFKRLSLSLPWGTRLKIAIGAAKGLAFLHEAEAPVIYRDFKTSNILLDSDFTAKLSDFGLAKMGPEGSDTHVTTRVMGTYGYAAPEYVSTGHLTTKSDVYSFGVVLLEVLTGRRSMEKSRPKGEQHLVDWTRPYLSRSRRLRYIMDPRLGGQYSIKGAKEMAQLALQCVSLNPKDRPKMPMVVLTLEGLQNYKDMAVSTGLWPPPNAKSSRVTIGVNAKGRNNRKPSPVAPTRKT, from the exons atgatgatgatgatgatcttgTTGATGATCACAGTGGACATCGTCGTCATTCGGGCCGTCGTTGATGTTGAT GCATCAATTCCAGAGAAACCAAAGCCATGGAAACCTATGACAGCAACAAAATGTTGCTCAGTAGAGGACTCCATAATCCTAGGAATAAACTTCAACAAGTCTCGAACCTCAGACCTAATGTCAAAAAACATTGCACCACTTCCATCTTTTCGACGACTAGCATATTCCGGCCACCTAAGTAACCTCAGTAGTTGCTCGTCACAGCGAATCAATGAGGACTTGGCTCAGTCATTTGGGTTAGACTTGTTTGACTTTGAGTTGAGTGAGTTGAAGGCCATAACACACAATTTTTCTAACAATTTTTTGTTAGGAGAAGGTGGGTTTGGTAAAGTTCATAAGGGTTATGTTGATGAAGGTCTAAGGCATGGGTTGAAGTCTCAGGCTGTTGCTGTCAAACACTTGAATATTCAAGGATTACAAGGACACAGAGAATGGATG TCTGAGGTGGTCTTTTTAGGGCAACTAAGGCATCCAAATCTCGTAAAACTAGTAGGATATTGCTGTGAAGACGAAGAACGTCTTCTTGTTTATGAATTCATGCCCAGAGGCAGCCTAGAGAATCATCTCTTCAAGA GGCTTTCATTATCATTGCCATGGGGAACAAGGCTAAAGATAGCAATAGGAGCAGCCAAAGGTCTAGCCTTCTTGCATGAAGCTGAGGCACCAGTCATATACCGTGATTTTAAGACCTCTAACATCTTGCTTGACTCT GATTTTACTGCTAAATTGTCGGATTTCGGGCTAGCAAAGATGGGACCTGAAGGGTCTGACACTCATGTTACTACAAGAGTTATGGGTACTTATGGTTATGCAGCTCCAGAGTATGTTTCAACAG GACATTTAACAACAAAGAGTGACGTCTATAGTTTTGGGGTGGTACTTTTAGAAGTACTCACTGGAAGGCGGTCAATGGAAAAATCAAGGCCAAAGGGAGAACAACACCTAGTTGATTGGACGAGGCCGTATTTATCTAGGAGCCGGAGGCTAAGATATATAATGGACCCTAGGCTTGGAGGGCAATACTCGATTAAGGGGGCGAAGGAGATGGCACAATTGGCGCTACAATGTGTGAGCTTGAACCCGAAGGACAGGCCAAAGATGCCGATGGTTGTACTAACACTTGAAGGGCTACAAAACTATAAGGACATGGCAGTGTCAACTGGACTATGGCCTCCACCTAATGCAAAATCAAGTAGGGTAACTATCGGAGTTAATGCTAAAGGAAGGAATAATCGTAAGCCTTCACCTGTTGCACCAACTAGAAAAACCTGA
- the LOC141587067 gene encoding 7-deoxyloganetic acid glucosyltransferase-like, with protein sequence MGGEQVVDNKVAHILLLPLPLQGPVNCFLKLAHLLSTGNDNDFHITVVNAAFIRLRLPDLPSRFPKVSFVEISDGIAGDHPRPPSEFSDMVRNFETGFISRLPELMPATCLIADGVFPLAGKKAMEMGIPVVYFSTLSPSCVWASCRLVPMLVDARLVPFKNGDLDEAVTNIPGSEAAIRRRDLPGICRAQDMDEPYVQLILRECRELPIAQGHILNTYDKLEGTALLSQLRSLFPNLYTIGPIHSLAKTRIPRDMTDPKMGQCSSFWHEDRSCLKWLDEQPSKSVLFVSFGSIISLTVDQLTEFWHGLVNSGTRFLWVQRPDSSVRADDDMFLSKLPPEILKGGKERGRVVTWAPQEEVLAHRAVGGFLTHSGWNSTLESVVEGVPMICWPKGIDQLVISRFVEEDWKIGIDMKDKCDRVVIEGMVRDLMERKDEFFEKAEVLAKLASEAVNEGGSSWCALNRLIEDIKFRRLVIPQ encoded by the exons ATGGGAGGTGAACAAGTAGTTGATAATAAAGTAGCTCACATACTACTACTCCCACTCCCACTACAAGGCCCGGTCAACTGTTTCCTCAAACTAGCACACCTCCTCTCCACCGGTAACGACAACGACTTTCACATCACCGTCGTCAACGCAGCCTTCATCCGCCTCCGTCTCCCTGACCTCCCGTCTCGCTTTCCCAAAGTCAGCTTCGTCGAAATCTCTGATGGCATCGCTGGGGACCACCCCCGGCCGCCGTCGGAATTTTCGGACATGGTGAGGAATTTCGAGACAGGGTTCATTTCTAGGCTGCCGGAGTTGATGCCGGCGACGTGTCTGATTGCGGACGGGGTGTTTCCGTTGGCTGGAAAGAAGGCGATGGAGATGGGGATTCCGGTGGTGTATTTTTCTACGTTGAGTCCGTCTTGTGTTTGGGCTAGCTGTCGCTTGGTTCCTATGCTTGTTGACGCCAGACTTGTCCCCTTCAAAAATG GAGACTTGGATGAAGCAGTAACTAACATTCCGGGATCAGAGGCGGCTATAAGGCGGCGTGACCTCCCAGGCATATGCCGAGCTCAAGACATGGATGAACCTTACGTCCAACTAATTCTAAGGGAGTGCAGAGAATTGCCAATTGCTCAAGGCCACATTCTCAACACCTATGATAAACTCGAGGGAACTGCTCTTCTTTCTCAACTGCGTTCCCTTTTCCCGAACCTGTACACCATTGGTCCAATCCACTCCCTCGCCAAGACCCGGATTCCTCGAGATATGACGGATCCAAAAATGGGTCAATGTAGTAGTTTTTGGCATGAAGATAGAAGCTGCCTTAAATGGCTTGACGAACAACCCTCAAAATCAGTGCTTTTTGTCAGCTTCGGGAGCATTATATCGTTGACAGTTGATCAGCTGACCGAGTTTTGGCACGGCCTGGTTAATAGTGGAACACGGTTCCTGTGGGTTCAACGGCCAGATTCTAGTGTAAGAGCAGATGATGACATGTTCCTATCAAAATTGCCGCCAGAGATTCTGAAAGGCGGGAAGGAAAGAGGTCGGGTTGTTACGTGGGCCCCACAAGAGGAAGTATTGGCACACCGAGCAGTAGGTGGGTTTCTGACTCACAGTGGATGGAACTCGACTCTAGAAAGCGTGGTGGAAGGGGTGCCGATGATTTGTTGGCCGAAAGGGATTGATCAACTGGTGATTAGTAGGTTCGTAGAAGAGGATTGGAAAATCGGAATTGACATGAAGGATAAATGTGATAGAGTTGTGATAGAGGGTATGGTGAGGGATCTTATGGAAAGGAAGGATGAGTTTTTTGAAAAGGCTGAGGTATTGGCCAAGTTGGCCAGCGAGGCTGTGAATGAGGGAGGGTCGTCTTGGTGTGCTTTGAACCGTTTGATTGAGGACATAAAATTCAGGAGACTTGTCATTCCTCAGTGA